A stretch of the Fibrobacter sp. UWT2 genome encodes the following:
- a CDS encoding type II secretion system F family protein, with translation MAEFLYKATNSQGNNFEGTLEAKDKAEAEAMLMRRRLVIVSLKKKPTEIKIKIGSGIKPAEIARFTRMFSSMSSAGLPMLQCLNILENQCENPELKNVVHKITQSINGGSSLADALAQHPKVFSSLYTNMVAAGEAGGILDGILARLAETLENNERLKRKVKKALTYPVMLVIVGILVVIALMTFVVPTFAEQFAALDAELPAPTLAVMGISDFLRDNGAFLFIGAIVVGVGFKLAMRVPQFRFAFDGFMLKVPKLGDLQIKSTTAGFSRTLGTLLNAGVSIMDSLKVVASTVTNKVVERGINKIAIGIAGGKSMADPMQETGLFPPMVIQMTGVGEKTGNLGGMLLKLADFYDEEVDAAVDGVVGMMEPLIIVFLGGAVGGLLIAMYMPMFSMGDAIKG, from the coding sequence ATGGCTGAATTCCTTTATAAGGCGACAAATAGCCAAGGCAATAACTTTGAAGGAACGCTTGAGGCAAAGGACAAGGCCGAAGCCGAAGCCATGCTCATGCGTCGCCGCTTGGTGATTGTAAGTCTCAAGAAGAAACCTACAGAAATCAAGATTAAGATCGGTTCGGGTATCAAGCCTGCAGAAATTGCTCGTTTTACCCGTATGTTCTCTTCTATGAGTTCTGCTGGTCTGCCGATGTTGCAGTGCTTGAACATTCTGGAGAACCAGTGTGAAAACCCGGAACTCAAGAATGTCGTTCACAAGATTACGCAGTCCATTAACGGTGGTTCTTCTTTGGCCGATGCCTTGGCTCAGCACCCCAAGGTGTTCAGTTCCCTGTACACCAATATGGTGGCTGCCGGTGAAGCGGGTGGTATCTTGGATGGCATCTTGGCTCGTCTTGCAGAAACTTTGGAAAACAACGAACGCCTGAAACGTAAGGTGAAAAAGGCTCTGACTTACCCGGTGATGCTCGTTATCGTGGGTATCTTGGTGGTGATTGCCCTTATGACTTTCGTGGTGCCGACCTTTGCTGAACAGTTCGCAGCCCTTGATGCAGAACTTCCGGCTCCGACGTTGGCGGTGATGGGAATTTCTGACTTCCTCCGCGATAACGGTGCCTTCTTGTTTATCGGTGCGATTGTTGTTGGCGTAGGTTTTAAGTTGGCGATGCGTGTTCCTCAATTCAGATTTGCCTTTGACGGTTTTATGTTGAAGGTGCCTAAACTAGGTGACCTTCAGATTAAATCGACTACGGCTGGTTTCTCTAGAACGCTCGGTACCTTGTTGAATGCCGGTGTGTCCATTATGGATTCCTTGAAGGTGGTGGCCTCTACCGTTACGAACAAAGTGGTGGAAAGAGGTATCAACAAAATTGCTATCGGTATTGCCGGAGGTAAGAGTATGGCAGATCCGATGCAAGAAACTGGTCTGTTCCCGCCCATGGTGATCCAGATGACTGGCGTGGGTGAAAAAACCGGTAACTTAGGCGGCATGCTTTTGAAACTAGCGGACTTCTACGATGAAGAAGTGGATGCTGCAGTGGATGGCGTCGTGGGTATGATGGAACCGTTAATCATCGTGTTCCTCGGTGGCGCTGTCGGTGGCCTCCTAATCGCTATGTATATGCCTATGTTCAGCATGGGCGACGCTATTAAAGGGTAA
- a CDS encoding type IV pilus twitching motility protein PilT has product MAYNIQDLLSEMVQRGASDLHITAGAPPLIRLSGKLTPIGEDKLKPDETMRMTYSLMNEGQKKTFEQQKECDFSFGIANLARFRANAYLQRGCVALALRIIPLEIKTFKDLGLPKIMAEFTTRPSGLVLVTGATGSGKSTTLAAMIDKINKERHDHILTVEDPIEFLHKHQGCMINQREVGSDTNSFAQALKMALRQDPDVVLIGEMRDLETIRAALTIAETGHLAFATLHTNSCVQTINRVVDAFPKGEQQTVRTQLSFVLQGVICQTLMPRIGGGRVMAYEVMNVTPGIRALIRDDKVHQIESMIEIGQKFGMNTMNMCLCELVKNHKVDRFDALARSPSPDQLEQLFVKEGV; this is encoded by the coding sequence ATGGCATACAATATTCAAGATCTTCTTTCTGAAATGGTCCAGCGTGGCGCTTCTGACTTGCACATTACGGCAGGCGCGCCTCCTCTTATTCGTCTTTCCGGTAAACTCACGCCTATTGGCGAAGACAAGCTGAAACCGGACGAAACCATGCGCATGACCTACAGCTTGATGAACGAAGGCCAGAAAAAGACTTTCGAACAGCAGAAGGAATGCGACTTCTCTTTCGGTATTGCAAACCTCGCTCGTTTCCGTGCGAACGCCTATTTGCAACGCGGTTGCGTGGCTTTGGCCTTGCGTATTATTCCGCTTGAAATTAAGACCTTTAAGGATCTCGGCCTTCCGAAAATCATGGCCGAATTTACGACCCGTCCGTCGGGCCTTGTGCTGGTGACGGGTGCTACCGGTTCCGGTAAGTCCACGACCTTGGCTGCCATGATCGACAAGATCAACAAGGAACGTCACGACCACATTTTGACGGTGGAAGACCCGATCGAATTCTTGCACAAGCACCAGGGCTGTATGATCAACCAGCGTGAAGTCGGTAGCGATACCAACAGCTTTGCTCAGGCTCTTAAGATGGCTCTTCGTCAGGACCCTGACGTGGTGCTTATTGGCGAAATGCGTGACCTAGAAACGATCCGTGCCGCATTGACCATTGCAGAAACCGGTCACTTGGCTTTTGCAACGTTGCATACCAACTCTTGTGTGCAGACCATTAACCGCGTGGTTGACGCGTTCCCGAAGGGCGAACAGCAGACCGTGCGTACGCAGCTTTCGTTCGTGCTGCAGGGCGTGATATGCCAGACCCTTATGCCGCGCATCGGTGGTGGCCGCGTGATGGCTTATGAAGTCATGAACGTGACGCCGGGTATTCGTGCCCTGATCCGTGATGACAAGGTGCACCAGATTGAATCGATGATTGAAATTGGTCAGAAGTTTGGCATGAACACCATGAACATGTGCTTGTGCGAACTGGTGAAGAACCATAAGGTTGACCGTTTCGATGCTCTCGCTCGTTCTCCGAGTCCGGACCAGCTGGAACAGTTGTTCGTGAAAGAAGGGGTGTAA
- a CDS encoding TlpA disulfide reductase family protein: MVCTLLLALAFLFSACGQEHFQTAPTKIVDFKGKLLDGGISTYQAEKGTVTLIALTASWCPGCRAELPLLKKLDEEFADKGFKILMVNEDDSPRIGLKYNKAAGIKWTTFHWNYDMMNVLGNPGVIPVTYLVNAQDSIVKINVGEFDENQMRKLIEKALKR; the protein is encoded by the coding sequence GTGGTTTGCACGCTGCTTTTAGCACTTGCATTCCTGTTTTCCGCATGCGGGCAGGAACACTTCCAAACCGCCCCCACAAAAATCGTAGACTTCAAAGGCAAGCTCCTCGACGGAGGCATCTCCACCTACCAAGCCGAAAAGGGAACAGTCACCTTAATCGCACTCACCGCCTCATGGTGCCCCGGCTGCCGTGCAGAACTCCCGCTCCTCAAAAAACTTGACGAAGAATTTGCCGACAAGGGTTTCAAGATCTTGATGGTGAATGAAGATGATTCGCCACGCATCGGATTGAAATACAACAAGGCCGCAGGCATCAAGTGGACAACGTTCCACTGGAATTATGACATGATGAACGTCCTCGGGAATCCAGGCGTCATTCCTGTGACCTACCTCGTGAACGCACAAGACAGCATCGTGAAAATCAACGTCGGTGAATTCGACGAAAATCAGATGCGAAAATTAATTGAAAAAGCCCTTAAGCGATAG
- the epmA gene encoding EF-P lysine aminoacylase EpmA encodes MSFKPTCDRDSWVKRQALMNKVRRFFEGRGVLEVETPTLSNAGGTDPQLDYFEVEGKHFMMTSPEFHMKRLLAAGFGDIFQITKSFRKDEFGAHHNNEFSMVEWYRVGMPQEKLMDEVEALVSEIIGKPINARRTRWIDAFKNYAGVNPLTASGEEFAAACTARDIPLPADGTAMSREDWWDYLMVFAVEPVLAKNGPEFILDYPQSQAALAQTYVGEDGYTWARRFELFVDQVELCNGYTELTDAAEQRRRFAADLEIRRGMNKPLPPIDENFLEALESGMPACSGVALGLDRLFMLAMGKSEIKDVILFPSPIA; translated from the coding sequence ATGTCATTTAAGCCGACTTGCGACCGCGATTCTTGGGTAAAGCGCCAGGCCTTGATGAATAAGGTGCGTCGCTTCTTTGAAGGTCGCGGAGTGCTCGAAGTGGAAACGCCGACGCTTTCAAATGCGGGCGGTACCGACCCTCAGCTAGACTACTTTGAGGTCGAGGGCAAGCATTTCATGATGACGAGCCCCGAGTTCCACATGAAGCGCTTGCTTGCGGCAGGTTTCGGCGACATTTTCCAGATTACAAAGTCTTTCCGCAAAGATGAATTCGGTGCCCACCATAACAATGAATTCAGCATGGTGGAGTGGTACCGTGTCGGCATGCCGCAAGAAAAGTTGATGGACGAAGTCGAAGCACTCGTTTCTGAAATCATCGGCAAGCCGATTAACGCTCGCCGCACGCGCTGGATTGATGCATTCAAAAATTATGCGGGCGTGAATCCGCTGACGGCTTCGGGCGAAGAATTTGCCGCGGCTTGTACGGCCCGCGATATTCCGCTTCCGGCCGATGGCACGGCCATGTCCCGCGAAGACTGGTGGGATTACCTGATGGTGTTTGCGGTGGAACCGGTACTTGCCAAGAACGGCCCCGAGTTCATTCTGGATTACCCGCAGTCCCAGGCGGCACTTGCGCAAACGTATGTGGGCGAAGACGGCTACACTTGGGCGCGTCGATTCGAACTGTTTGTAGACCAGGTGGAACTTTGCAACGGCTACACGGAACTCACCGATGCAGCCGAACAGCGCAGGCGCTTTGCTGCTGATCTTGAAATCCGTCGCGGCATGAACAAACCCTTGCCGCCGATTGATGAAAACTTTTTGGAGGCGCTTGAATCGGGAATGCCCGCCTGTTCTGGCGTGGCACTAGGTCTAGACCGATTGTTTATGCTTGCGATGGGAAAGTCCGAAATCAAGGACGTGATCCTTTTCCCGAGCCCTATCGCTTAA
- a CDS encoding FISUMP domain-containing protein translates to MKIFRGVLFIGVLALGATTAFAQPELRDAIDNGDIATAQKIVKKGAAEEIYCGKLSPTDAVKVYEKIFKAMPYESFSNCQSQFSYGYGTKVCANAKAMDACTEVISYLLLEGESGNTKALETLESVAKVALKTKGYSKPVKVDADTSIWVPCPKKKGEARDKCIEECYEKAGSLRDTIREAACATKPEHFVDTTIKVKVPSPLYEKLRKGLLEGYWKTPKSAAEKYSKIMQASAKALSIPDTAIINLAYVNRWADKHKADSTALPGGELFRFCTSWQPAVDSILGAKEFETRCPVFESFVDNRDGQTYRVKEINGTRWFVQNLNFAIEENSMCYDREEENCATYGRLYTHEAALTACPEGTRLATDDDWKMLEIYAGGANEAAVRLRSNGSDDYAFTAMFGGYANKNGISVIQGEGAYFWTSKDVGDGRGIARSMFNTDKEVSAIPVDKKFWLSVRCVVNAAPAEESAPAAAE, encoded by the coding sequence ATGAAAATTTTTAGAGGTGTATTGTTTATAGGGGTTCTTGCTTTGGGCGCGACAACTGCTTTTGCCCAGCCGGAACTTCGCGATGCTATTGATAATGGCGATATTGCAACCGCCCAGAAAATCGTAAAAAAGGGCGCTGCCGAAGAAATCTATTGCGGCAAGCTTTCGCCTACCGATGCCGTCAAGGTTTACGAAAAGATCTTCAAGGCCATGCCTTACGAATCGTTCTCGAATTGCCAATCGCAATTCTCTTACGGTTACGGCACCAAGGTCTGCGCCAATGCCAAGGCCATGGATGCATGTACCGAGGTGATTTCGTACCTGCTTTTGGAAGGCGAATCGGGCAATACGAAGGCTCTTGAAACTTTGGAATCGGTGGCCAAGGTCGCCCTGAAGACGAAGGGCTATTCCAAGCCGGTCAAGGTTGATGCCGACACGAGCATTTGGGTGCCTTGCCCCAAGAAGAAGGGCGAAGCCCGTGACAAGTGCATTGAAGAATGCTATGAAAAGGCCGGCAGCCTGCGCGATACCATTCGCGAAGCTGCTTGCGCTACCAAGCCGGAACACTTTGTCGATACGACTATCAAGGTGAAGGTTCCTTCTCCGCTTTATGAAAAGCTCCGTAAGGGCTTGCTCGAAGGTTACTGGAAGACTCCGAAGAGCGCTGCTGAAAAGTATTCGAAGATTATGCAGGCCTCTGCCAAGGCTCTCTCGATTCCGGATACGGCGATCATTAACCTGGCTTACGTGAATCGCTGGGCCGACAAGCACAAGGCCGACTCTACGGCGCTCCCGGGTGGCGAACTCTTCCGTTTCTGCACGTCTTGGCAGCCGGCGGTGGACTCTATCTTGGGTGCCAAGGAATTTGAAACCCGTTGCCCGGTGTTCGAATCGTTCGTGGACAATCGCGATGGCCAGACTTACAGGGTTAAGGAAATCAATGGCACGCGCTGGTTTGTGCAGAATCTGAACTTTGCGATTGAAGAAAACTCCATGTGCTATGACCGCGAAGAAGAAAATTGCGCTACTTACGGCCGCCTGTATACGCATGAGGCTGCTTTGACGGCTTGCCCCGAAGGCACTCGTCTTGCAACCGATGACGATTGGAAAATGCTTGAAATTTATGCCGGTGGTGCAAATGAAGCGGCAGTCCGCCTGCGTAGCAATGGCTCTGATGATTATGCCTTTACGGCCATGTTCGGTGGCTACGCCAACAAGAACGGCATCTCGGTGATTCAGGGCGAAGGTGCTTATTTCTGGACGAGCAAGGATGTGGGTGACGGTCGCGGTATTGCACGCTCCATGTTCAACACCGACAAAGAAGTGTCTGCTATTCCGGTTGACAAAAAGTTCTGGCTCTCTGTGCGCTGCGTCGTGAATGCGGCTCCTGCAGAAGAATCCGCTCCCGCTGCTGCCGAGTAA
- a CDS encoding aminotransferase class V-fold PLP-dependent enzyme, with translation MIDAEKIRNEFPMLVAGDKDAKPLAFLDSTATTQKPDCVIDVMNDFYREHYSSVKRGVYRLSARTTEAFEATRKNVAKFINAKTEDEIVFTRGTTESINLVAWSYGRKFFEAGDEILISGLEHHANIVSWQIVAEMKGAKIKVIPVLDNGDLDLSKLPELLNARTKMVAVAHVSNSVGTVNPIAEIIATVRKLAPQAKILIDAAQSSSHIKIDVQKLDCDFLAFSGHKMYGPTGVGVLYGKYEVLDSMPPWHGGGEMIKNVTFEKTTYADVPARFEAGTPMIAEVIGLGKAIEWINAVGIENIRKHEEEITQYALTQLAQIPQVKVLGNPKERGALISITLDGIAVSDAAMILDEENVAVRSGHHCAQPVMDRFGVDATLRLSFGAYTLKRDIDRFIAGIKRVLRLFG, from the coding sequence ATGATTGATGCTGAAAAAATCCGCAACGAATTCCCGATGCTCGTCGCAGGCGATAAGGACGCAAAGCCGCTCGCCTTCTTGGACAGCACGGCCACCACGCAAAAGCCCGACTGCGTGATCGACGTCATGAACGACTTTTACCGCGAGCACTACAGTTCCGTAAAGCGCGGCGTGTATCGCTTGAGCGCTCGCACCACCGAAGCATTCGAAGCCACCCGCAAGAACGTGGCCAAGTTCATCAACGCCAAAACCGAAGACGAAATCGTATTCACCCGCGGCACCACCGAAAGCATCAATCTGGTGGCGTGGAGTTACGGTCGCAAGTTCTTCGAAGCGGGCGATGAAATTCTGATTAGCGGACTCGAGCACCACGCCAACATCGTGAGCTGGCAAATCGTTGCCGAAATGAAGGGCGCCAAGATCAAGGTGATTCCCGTTTTGGACAACGGCGATTTAGACTTGAGCAAGCTTCCCGAACTTTTGAACGCACGCACCAAGATGGTGGCTGTCGCCCACGTGAGCAATTCCGTGGGTACCGTGAACCCGATTGCAGAAATTATCGCGACCGTTCGCAAGCTCGCCCCGCAGGCAAAAATTTTGATTGACGCCGCCCAGAGTTCAAGCCACATCAAGATTGACGTGCAAAAGCTCGACTGCGATTTTCTCGCCTTCAGCGGTCACAAGATGTACGGCCCTACCGGCGTAGGCGTACTCTACGGCAAGTACGAAGTTCTCGACAGCATGCCCCCCTGGCACGGCGGCGGCGAGATGATCAAAAACGTGACCTTCGAAAAGACGACTTACGCCGACGTTCCCGCGCGCTTCGAGGCTGGCACGCCCATGATTGCCGAAGTCATCGGCCTCGGCAAGGCCATCGAATGGATTAATGCGGTTGGCATCGAAAACATCCGCAAGCACGAAGAAGAAATTACGCAGTACGCGCTCACACAACTTGCCCAGATTCCGCAGGTGAAAGTTCTCGGAAACCCGAAGGAACGCGGCGCTCTCATCAGTATTACACTCGACGGCATCGCCGTCAGCGACGCCGCCATGATTCTCGACGAAGAAAACGTAGCCGTCCGCAGCGGGCACCACTGCGCCCAACCTGTGATGGACCGCTTCGGCGTCGATGCCACGCTTCGTTTGAGCTTCGGCGCGTACACCCTGAAGCGCGACATCGACCGCTTTATCGCAGGCATCAAGCGCGTTCTCCGACTCTTCGGTTAA
- a CDS encoding ThiF family adenylyltransferase, producing the protein MGIEKGIFNRTSLLLGDDVMGNIYQKRVIIFGLGGVGSWCAESLVRSGIKELVLVDSDRVCVTNVNRQLMATTKTVGQVKVDVLKNRLLEINPHANIVALQDIYEEANTDKFQLDTFDYIIDAIDSLENKMQLLWHATRTKATVFSSMGAALKMDPTRIKVAEFWKVAGCPLARALRDKFKKKKMALKKKVLCVYSDELLKNRGKNSSCGTDACMCPKVRHERSEAELQNANLVDHEWCSSKAQINGTMAHSTAIFGFMIAGLVMQDIYKKALANAE; encoded by the coding sequence ATGGGAATCGAGAAAGGCATCTTTAACCGCACATCGCTCCTGCTCGGTGACGACGTAATGGGCAACATCTACCAGAAGCGCGTCATCATCTTCGGTCTCGGCGGAGTCGGCAGCTGGTGCGCCGAAAGCTTGGTGCGTTCCGGCATCAAGGAACTCGTACTCGTTGATTCAGACCGAGTGTGCGTCACCAACGTGAACCGCCAACTGATGGCCACCACGAAAACCGTGGGGCAAGTCAAGGTGGACGTGCTGAAAAATCGTCTGCTCGAAATCAACCCGCACGCCAACATTGTAGCACTCCAAGACATCTACGAAGAAGCGAATACGGACAAATTCCAACTGGACACCTTCGACTACATTATCGATGCCATCGACAGCCTCGAAAACAAGATGCAGTTATTGTGGCACGCCACGCGCACCAAGGCCACGGTATTTTCTTCAATGGGGGCAGCCCTCAAGATGGACCCCACACGAATCAAGGTCGCCGAATTCTGGAAAGTCGCCGGTTGCCCGCTCGCCCGCGCGCTCCGCGACAAGTTCAAGAAAAAGAAAATGGCTCTCAAGAAAAAAGTGCTATGCGTCTACAGCGACGAACTCCTGAAAAACCGTGGCAAGAATTCCTCTTGCGGAACGGACGCCTGCATGTGCCCCAAGGTGCGCCACGAAAGGAGCGAAGCCGAACTCCAGAATGCAAACCTGGTCGATCACGAATGGTGCAGCAGTAAGGCGCAAATCAACGGCACCATGGCACACTCCACCGCTATTTTTGGATTCATGATTGCAGGCCTCGTGATGCAGGACATCTACAAGAAGGCCTTAGCAAACGCCGAGTAA
- a CDS encoding YafY family protein codes for MASQARGERMIRIFVYMMAHYNNRYSVADIMRHLDIREEDLRSVQRDMHALSEIEGGYIKRSVESGKTYYQVALERANKLIFPEFGDTLLHFMFLQRIANIYPATSNLIEDLTKRITQDLPAKEQSTLAHYAKELNGRILFMGTPPSVDDNVGKNLPVILDAIRKKQKVQITYTDNWGNTTNKPRIPLMVAINQGEIYIGCVSQHHPDQTYALKLRRIQSVKLLREQFVEDPKVVETLRKRIRTGTLLSGDQDQQEEKVVIYFPGYAKNFLQERPYHPSMKIKELDCGDIHVTMKVAVNGLLKQWVMYYGSIAEVLKPAKLRQMVLESAKDLVKLYERKST; via the coding sequence ATGGCCAGTCAAGCTCGCGGCGAACGAATGATACGAATTTTCGTCTACATGATGGCGCACTACAACAACCGTTACAGCGTCGCCGACATCATGCGGCATTTGGACATTCGCGAAGAAGACCTGCGGAGCGTGCAGCGCGACATGCACGCACTCTCCGAAATCGAGGGCGGTTACATCAAGCGCTCTGTCGAAAGTGGCAAGACCTATTACCAGGTGGCACTTGAACGTGCAAACAAGCTCATATTCCCGGAATTTGGCGACACGCTACTGCACTTCATGTTCCTGCAGCGCATCGCGAACATTTATCCGGCAACATCGAATCTCATCGAAGACCTGACCAAGAGAATCACGCAGGACTTGCCCGCTAAGGAACAATCGACTTTAGCGCATTACGCGAAGGAACTGAACGGACGCATTCTGTTTATGGGAACTCCTCCGAGCGTTGACGATAACGTAGGCAAGAATCTGCCAGTCATTCTCGACGCCATTCGCAAAAAGCAGAAAGTACAAATCACCTACACCGACAACTGGGGCAATACAACCAACAAGCCTCGCATTCCGCTGATGGTCGCCATCAACCAAGGCGAAATCTACATCGGTTGCGTATCGCAGCACCACCCCGATCAAACATACGCCCTCAAGCTCCGCCGTATTCAATCCGTAAAACTTTTGCGCGAACAATTCGTCGAAGATCCGAAAGTCGTTGAGACACTCCGCAAGCGAATCCGCACAGGCACGTTACTTTCGGGCGACCAAGACCAACAAGAAGAAAAAGTTGTCATCTATTTCCCGGGATACGCCAAGAACTTTCTGCAAGAGCGCCCTTACCACCCCAGCATGAAAATCAAGGAGCTGGATTGCGGTGACATACACGTGACCATGAAGGTCGCCGTCAACGGCCTGCTCAAGCAATGGGTCATGTACTACGGCTCCATTGCCGAAGTGCTAAAGCCCGCTAAGCTCCGCCAAATGGTACTTGAAAGTGCTAAAGATTTGGTGAAACTGTACGAAAGAAAGTCTACTTAA
- a CDS encoding phospholipase D-like domain-containing protein, translating to MSIFTKYIQNEEHYSEVISRIMSVRNNLWIGTADIKDVYVKQDGDAIPLLGQLAALLKRGVGVRLIHAKEPGPNFREDFDRFPILVTDLERVMCPRVHFKMMIFDLETAYIGSANLTGAGIGMKSSLRRNFEAGILTNDPALVEPAIEQFDTLWMGSHCKKCGRQEFCGDRIK from the coding sequence ATGTCCATTTTCACTAAATACATCCAGAACGAAGAACACTATTCCGAAGTGATTTCACGAATCATGTCGGTCCGCAATAACTTGTGGATTGGTACTGCCGATATCAAGGATGTGTATGTGAAACAGGATGGCGATGCGATTCCGTTGCTGGGGCAGTTGGCCGCACTTTTGAAGCGAGGGGTGGGCGTGCGCCTGATTCACGCAAAGGAACCTGGTCCGAATTTTCGTGAGGACTTTGACCGGTTCCCGATTCTGGTGACGGATTTGGAACGCGTGATGTGCCCGCGTGTGCATTTCAAGATGATGATTTTTGATCTCGAAACCGCTTACATCGGCTCTGCGAATTTGACGGGTGCGGGAATCGGCATGAAAAGCTCTCTGCGCCGTAACTTCGAAGCGGGAATTCTCACGAACGACCCTGCACTTGTTGAACCTGCTATAGAACAGTTCGATACGCTATGGATGGGCTCGCACTGCAAAAAATGTGGCCGCCAGGAATTCTGCGGGGATAGGATTAAGTAG
- a CDS encoding putative toxin-antitoxin system toxin component, PIN family → MYYAVVDTNILVSAALAKDRLQSVPYAVFQGISKHLFTPIVDENIVEEYCEVMSRSKFRWNVSYGQRFVDEILKYAINEPVAPTDFTLPDVDDRIFYDVAFAHRDKNAYVVTGNIKHFPNVPFAISARIFLDLINPVQSQIFVNDVSVSYSASTLMSALQALNDDALKNGSAGMSEEEIEAEIKAARAERK, encoded by the coding sequence GTGTATTACGCAGTCGTTGATACAAACATATTGGTTTCTGCAGCCCTTGCGAAAGATCGTCTGCAATCAGTTCCTTATGCGGTTTTTCAAGGTATCTCGAAACACCTTTTTACGCCGATTGTTGATGAAAATATTGTTGAAGAATATTGTGAAGTGATGAGCCGTTCTAAATTCAGGTGGAATGTTTCATACGGTCAACGCTTTGTGGATGAAATTTTAAAATACGCTATAAATGAGCCTGTCGCGCCGACGGACTTTACTTTGCCAGATGTTGATGACAGAATCTTTTATGATGTAGCTTTTGCTCATCGTGATAAAAATGCCTATGTCGTTACGGGTAATATAAAGCATTTTCCTAACGTTCCTTTTGCGATAAGTGCTCGAATTTTTCTGGATTTGATAAATCCCGTTCAATCGCAAATATTTGTAAATGATGTCTCGGTTTCTTATTCCGCATCCACTCTTATGTCCGCGTTACAAGCCTTGAATGATGATGCATTGAAAAACGGCTCTGCAGGCATGAGCGAAGAAGAAATTGAAGCGGAAATTAAAGCTGCAAGAGCGGAGAGAAAATAG
- a CDS encoding type II toxin-antitoxin system RelB/DinJ family antitoxin produces the protein MDDKLKDEVSDLFESLGMDIPTAVRIFFRRAVIERGLPFKVSEHPTMSESSGLMSALRALNEDALKNGSAGMSEEEIEAEIKAARAERKKRVLRSR, from the coding sequence GTGGATGATAAGTTGAAAGACGAGGTCTCCGACTTGTTTGAAAGTCTAGGAATGGACATTCCTACGGCTGTTCGCATTTTTTTCAGGCGAGCGGTAATTGAAAGAGGGTTGCCGTTTAAGGTGTCCGAACATCCTACGATGAGTGAATCTTCTGGACTTATGTCGGCATTACGTGCACTCAATGAAGATGCCTTGAAAAACGGCTCTGCTGGCATGAGCGAAGAAGAAATTGAAGCGGAAATTAAAGCTGCAAGAGCGGAGAGAAAAAAACGTGTATTACGCAGTCGTTGA